In Parabacteroides timonensis, the genomic stretch CCGTCGGACTCATTGGAATATCATATAGCGATTCGCAACACCCCGTTGAAGACCAAAGTGCTTCCAACCTGGCGCCCGGACAAAGCGATGGCAATCGAAAACGTAGCCGTTTACAACGAGTACCTGACCAAACTGGAAGCGGCTTCGAATATGTCGATCCTGTCTTTCAACGATTTGCTGGCTGCCTTGCAGAAACGTCACGATTTCTTCGAGTCATTGGGTTGCTGTGTATCAGATCACGGTCTGAGTACCTTCTATGCAACTCCATATACGAATGCAGAAATAGAGGCTATCTTTATGAAAGCCCGTATGAATAAAATACTGACCGGTGAAGAAATCGATAAGTTCCGTTCCGCCATGCTTTACGAACTGGCTGTAATGGATGCACGCAGTAATTGGGCACAACAGTTCCATATTGGTGCGACACGTAACAACAATGCCCGGATGTTTAAGAAACTGGGGCCGGATACGGGTTATGATGCTATCGGCGACCTGGAAGTAGCAGAACCGATGGTTCGTTTCCTCAGCCGTCTGGAAGAAGATGGCATGCTGGCAAAAACAATCCTCTACAACCTGAATCCGAAAGACAATGCCGTAATGATGACAACAGCTTACAGCTTCAACGACGGTTCACTGGCGGGCAAAATGCAATATGGTGCAGGTTGGTGGTTCCTGGATCAGATCCATGGCATGGAAGACCAGATGAATACGCTTTCCGACCTGGGTCTATTGAGCCGTTTCGTCGGAATGCTGACCGACTCACGCAGTTTCCTGTCATATCCGCGTCATGAATACTTCCGCCGCATCCTTTGTAATATGTTGGGTAAAGAAATTGAAAACGGCGAACTGCCTGTTTCCGAACTGCCTTTCATCTGCAAGATGGTAGAAGA encodes the following:
- the uxaC gene encoding glucuronate isomerase, coding for MKAFLDSDFLLQTETARQLYHEHAAKMPIIDYHCHLIPQQIADNYQFADLTEIWLGGDHYKWRAMRANGVPEEYITGNKPSFEKFEKWADTLQHAMRNPLYHWTHLELSRIFGVNKVLNPSTAREIYDECTAKLQTPEFRAQAIMERMNVEVVCTTDDPSDSLEYHIAIRNTPLKTKVLPTWRPDKAMAIENVAVYNEYLTKLEAASNMSILSFNDLLAALQKRHDFFESLGCCVSDHGLSTFYATPYTNAEIEAIFMKARMNKILTGEEIDKFRSAMLYELAVMDARSNWAQQFHIGATRNNNARMFKKLGPDTGYDAIGDLEVAEPMVRFLSRLEEDGMLAKTILYNLNPKDNAVMMTTAYSFNDGSLAGKMQYGAGWWFLDQIHGMEDQMNTLSDLGLLSRFVGMLTDSRSFLSYPRHEYFRRILCNMLGKEIENGELPVSELPFICKMVEDISYRNAKEYFGF